The genomic window TACGTCGTTTGAGTTAATAATGAATTCTGGGTAAGCAGAGATTTTGCTATGGGCCAATAAATACCCCCGTTTTGAATGAGCGCATTGAACGCCGGATCGTTATTTTTGATTTTTTTGTACCTGATCAGGTCGTACCATCTCCATCCCTCTCCCATCAGTTCTTTTCTCCGCTCGAGGAATATGGCATCGATCAGGCTCCCATCTTTAGTCTGATCAAATGCGAGAAGGCCACGATTGATCCGCCTTGCATTTAATAGATCGATTGCACCGGAAACATCGCCGAGCACTGCTTTGGCTTCGGCAAGTAAGAGCGCAACTTCTTCTGGTCTGGTAAAAACAAGGGAACTTGCATATTGGGTCATCGAGCCGTCAGATCCAGCACCGTTTATGGTATTTAAAGGCGGATTATTATCACGGATGATAAATACTTTGGTAAAAACAGGAAAAGGTCTATCAAAAACGCCAAAATAACGGTCAGAAGTTGGTGTAGAGGTAATCTTATCGATACCGAACCGCGCGTCGTTCTCCTGGCTGAATATGGATAGGATCGAATCTTTGGGAACGTAAATTGCCGGTAAGCTTTTGTTGATGACATAAGGGGCAGCAAGCGTAAGCTCTTCCATAAAACCTGATGTACCACTCTCCGCATTTAGGAACATGTGGCTAAATCCGGCAATAATATTGTATTGATTATTACCAAATTCACCCCTAAACATCTGTCGGGTCTGATCTACGTTCATAAAGAACATCCTTTCATTTCCCATCTCTGCAAGGCCCATATTATCCAATACCCATTTAGCCCATTTGGCTGACTCTGCGTATTTACCCTGCCAGGCATATACATGCGCCAGAACAGCATAAACAGTATGCTTTTTAGCCATCTCTTCCTCAATAGTATAGTAGGGAGTCCGGGTCTGCTCAGTTTGGTTCTTATTGTAGGCTACCGGTAAATCTGGTGCCGAAAGCAACAACTCCGATTCAGCAAAAGCAAGTATTTTCTGTTGGTTTTCTCTGGGCTTGTTTTCAAATTGTCCATCATGCGAACTGATAATGAAAGGTACATCTCCCCAGATCCTAACCATGTAGAAATACATGAAAGCCCTGAGAAATCTTGCATGGGCCACATCCAGTTTAAGATCCTGCGGTAAAT from Flavobacterium sp. W4I14 includes these protein-coding regions:
- a CDS encoding hypothetical protein (product_source=Hypo-rule applied; ko=KO:K21572; pfam=PF07980,PF14322; superfamily=48452) — its product is MKIRILIVLIAALTIFGACKKMLDVQSSRLVGEANMYRTVEDARAGLMGAYGLARAALCDNDRHWIYGDLRAVNGVGGDFRSANRLDMKSIADNNLQATFPVVQALSNWRRFYAVINAANIFLERAPGIVESDKRYLPQDLKLDVAHARFLRAFMYFYMVRIWGDVPFIISSHDGQFENKPRENQQKILAFAESELLLSAPDLPVAYNKNQTEQTRTPYYTIEEEMAKKHTVYAVLAHVYAWQGKYAESAKWAKWVLDNMGLAEMGNERMFFMNVDQTRQMFRGEFGNNQYNIIAGFSHMFLNAESGTSGFMEELTLAAPYVINKSLPAIYVPKDSILSIFSQENDARFGIDKITSTPTSDRYFGVFDRPFPVFTKVFIIRDNNPPLNTINGAGSDGSMTQYASSLVFTRPEEVALLLAEAKAVLGDVSGAIDLLNARRINRGLLAFDQTKDGSLIDAIFLERRKELMGEGWRWYDLIRYKKIKNNDPAFNALIQNGGIYWPIAKSLLTQNSLLTQTTYWNR